One part of the Terriglobales bacterium genome encodes these proteins:
- the gap gene encoding type I glyceraldehyde-3-phosphate dehydrogenase: MAIKVGINGFGRIGRNVVRTALNHPGIEFVAVNDLTDAKTLAHLLKYDSVLGNLKEDIRATGDSIQIGNKKIKVFAERDPGNLNWESVGAQVVVESTGKFTDAEAARKHLRGTVKKVIISAPAKNEDITIVLGVNEGKYDPAKHHIVSNASCTTNCLAPIAKVVHDSFGIQSGTMTTIHSYTNDQVILDFPHKDLRRARAAALSMIPTSTGAAKALHLVIPELKGKLDGFAMRVPTPNVSVVDLVAFTDKKTTPEEVNAAFKSAAGGAMKGILGVEDGELVSMDYRGDSRSSIVDSPMTRVVNGNCVKVISWYDNEWGYSCRVRDLIDFMGKKGL, from the coding sequence ATGGCAATTAAAGTAGGCATCAATGGATTCGGGCGCATCGGACGCAACGTTGTCCGTACCGCGCTGAATCATCCGGGCATCGAGTTCGTCGCCGTCAACGACCTCACCGACGCGAAGACGCTCGCGCATCTGCTGAAGTACGACTCGGTTCTCGGCAATCTGAAAGAAGACATTCGCGCTACCGGCGATTCGATCCAGATCGGCAACAAGAAGATCAAGGTTTTTGCGGAACGCGATCCCGGCAATCTGAACTGGGAATCAGTCGGCGCGCAGGTGGTCGTCGAATCCACCGGTAAGTTCACTGACGCCGAAGCTGCACGCAAGCACCTTCGCGGAACGGTGAAAAAGGTAATCATCTCCGCTCCGGCCAAGAACGAAGACATCACCATCGTGCTTGGCGTGAACGAAGGCAAGTACGATCCAGCGAAACATCACATCGTTTCCAATGCTTCCTGCACGACGAACTGCCTTGCACCGATCGCGAAGGTCGTGCACGACTCGTTCGGCATCCAGAGCGGAACGATGACGACGATTCACTCCTACACGAATGACCAGGTCATTCTCGACTTCCCGCACAAGGATCTTCGCCGCGCACGCGCTGCCGCGTTGTCGATGATTCCGACTTCGACTGGAGCTGCCAAGGCCCTCCACCTCGTAATTCCCGAATTGAAAGGCAAGCTCGACGGCTTTGCCATGCGCGTCCCAACGCCTAACGTCTCTGTCGTCGATCTCGTCGCCTTTACCGACAAGAAGACCACGCCGGAGGAAGTAAACGCTGCGTTCAAATCGGCGGCGGGTGGCGCCATGAAAGGCATTCTCGGCGTGGAAGACGGCGAGCTGGTCTCGATGGATTATCGTGGAGATTCGCGCTCATCGATTGTTGATTCGCCGATGACGCGCGTAGTCAACGGAAACTGTGTGAAAGTCATTTCCTGGTACGACAATGAATGGGGGTACTCCTGCCGTGTCCGCGACCTCATCGACTTCATGGGTAAAAAGGGCCTCTAG
- a CDS encoding phosphoglycerate kinase, translating into MQKLSLKDLPIRDKRVFVRVDFNVPLSEEGRVTDDTRIRETLPTLEYAIRNRAKVIVASHLGRPKGKPNPKMSLKPVAERLRMLLDNVLESSCNVGFSPDCVGIEAEELATRLESGQTLLLENLRFHPEEEANDEAFARSLAKLADYYVNDAFGSAHRAHASTAGITKFVEKSAAGFLMQKELDYMGQALHDPARPFIAIIGGAKVSDKIGVIKNLMGKVDALLIGGAMAYTFQKAQGREVGKSLVENDKLQLASDLLREAKERNVRLLLPVDDVVAMKIENDIPTKTIDANQPIPEGYMGLDIGPKTVKLYSDEIANACTIIWNGPMGVFETPTFATGTKKVAKAIASNEDATSIVGGGDSVAAVHQAGVAEKISHISTGGGASLEFLEGKKLPGVEALSNR; encoded by the coding sequence ATGCAGAAACTTTCGCTTAAAGATCTGCCGATAAGAGACAAGCGCGTATTCGTGCGCGTCGATTTCAACGTTCCCCTTTCGGAGGAGGGACGCGTTACCGACGACACGCGCATTCGCGAAACTCTTCCCACTTTGGAATATGCCATTCGCAATCGCGCGAAGGTGATTGTTGCCTCTCATCTGGGCAGGCCGAAGGGCAAGCCGAATCCCAAGATGAGCCTCAAGCCGGTAGCCGAGCGTCTGCGCATGCTGCTCGACAACGTGCTCGAGAGCAGTTGCAACGTCGGCTTCTCGCCCGATTGTGTTGGAATCGAAGCGGAAGAGCTGGCTACGCGCCTGGAAAGCGGACAGACTCTGCTGCTCGAGAATCTGCGCTTTCATCCTGAAGAGGAAGCTAACGACGAGGCATTTGCGCGATCGTTGGCGAAGCTCGCCGACTACTACGTGAACGACGCCTTCGGCAGCGCGCATCGCGCGCACGCTTCGACGGCGGGCATCACCAAGTTTGTCGAGAAATCCGCTGCCGGGTTCCTCATGCAGAAGGAACTCGACTACATGGGTCAGGCGCTGCACGATCCGGCGCGGCCGTTCATCGCTATCATTGGCGGCGCGAAGGTCTCCGACAAGATCGGCGTGATTAAGAACCTGATGGGCAAGGTGGACGCCCTGCTTATCGGAGGCGCCATGGCGTATACCTTCCAGAAAGCTCAGGGACGCGAAGTGGGCAAGTCGCTGGTCGAGAACGACAAGCTTCAGCTTGCGTCGGATCTGCTGCGCGAAGCCAAGGAACGCAACGTTCGCCTTCTGCTGCCGGTTGACGATGTCGTCGCGATGAAGATCGAGAACGACATTCCGACGAAGACCATCGATGCGAATCAACCGATTCCCGAGGGTTACATGGGGCTCGATATCGGTCCCAAAACGGTAAAGCTGTATTCCGACGAGATCGCCAATGCGTGCACCATCATTTGGAATGGTCCAATGGGCGTCTTCGAGACGCCAACCTTTGCTACCGGAACGAAGAAGGTTGCGAAGGCAATCGCGAGTAACGAAGACGCAACGTCAATCGTTGGCGGAGGAGATTCAGTCGCCGCGGTGCACCAGGCAGGGGTGGCGGAGAAGATCTCGCACATCTCAACTGGCGGCGGCGCTTCGCTGGAATTCTTGGAAGGCAAGAAGTTGCCGGGAGTGGAGGCACTGAGTAATCGCTAG
- the tpiA gene encoding triose-phosphate isomerase yields the protein MRKKLIAANWKMYKTPDEARAFVRDFLPMVANHDRDEIALFPPFISIPTVVEATRGSRVEVGAQNMHFEKQGAFTGEISAEMLIAIGCKQVIIGHSERRQYFGETDIGVNRKLRGALADGLKSIVCIGELFEERESGLTENVLRRQVGAALREISGADVDKFCIAYEPVWAIGTGKTATPEIASEAHVFIRGEAGKAIGEDAAQKLRILYGGSVKPDNAHALMSQPQIDGALVGGASLDPKSFAAIVNW from the coding sequence ATGCGAAAGAAACTGATAGCCGCCAATTGGAAGATGTACAAAACGCCCGACGAAGCCCGCGCCTTTGTGCGCGATTTCCTGCCGATGGTCGCCAATCATGATCGCGACGAGATCGCGTTGTTCCCACCATTCATCAGCATTCCTACTGTTGTTGAGGCGACTCGAGGCAGCCGAGTAGAAGTCGGGGCGCAGAACATGCACTTTGAGAAACAGGGAGCGTTTACCGGAGAGATCTCCGCAGAGATGCTGATCGCAATCGGCTGCAAGCAGGTGATCATCGGCCACTCCGAGCGCCGACAGTACTTTGGCGAGACCGACATCGGCGTGAATCGCAAGCTGCGCGGCGCGCTGGCCGATGGATTGAAGTCGATCGTCTGCATCGGCGAACTCTTTGAAGAACGCGAATCCGGTTTGACCGAGAATGTCTTGCGGCGTCAGGTGGGCGCGGCTCTACGCGAGATCTCGGGCGCAGACGTCGACAAATTCTGCATTGCCTATGAGCCGGTCTGGGCCATTGGTACCGGCAAGACAGCGACCCCGGAGATCGCTTCGGAAGCCCACGTCTTCATTCGCGGTGAAGCAGGAAAGGCAATCGGTGAAGATGCCGCTCAGAAGCTCCGCATACTGTACGGAGGCAGTGTGAAACCGGACAACGCGCACGCGCTCATGTCGCAGCCGCAAATTGATGGAGCATTGGTAGGCGGCGCCAGCCTCGATCCGAAGTCGTTTGCCGCCATCGTGAACTGGTGA
- a CDS encoding glycoside hydrolase family 88 protein, which produces MNRPNARALGFAVVFLLVMQVFSVAQDQVWAKRVADAAILRWPEGKVARGNEKLSDWAYDKSVLFSGLIQVSRLTSDERYLAYVERALDRLVGPDGTIASYKPNELSLDELALGRQVLFLYEREHKAKYYKAAQMLRHQLDLQPRTPSGGFWHKQRYPNQMWLDGLYMAEPFYAQYSAMFHDKKAFDDIAHQFILVEEHTRDPKTGLLYHAWDESRQQKWADKTTGDSPNFWSRAMGWYAMALVDTLPYFPKDHPGRAQLIAILGRLADTIAKYQDQQTGLWYQVTDRAGAPGNYLEPSAACMFTYALAKGVRLGYLDSKYRANASRAYQGILHRFVRQDASGRWTLIDTVYSAGLGGTPYRDGSYEYYIHEKAGPDDPKGIGAFLLASSEMEQVRNSR; this is translated from the coding sequence ATGAATCGACCCAACGCGCGGGCTCTCGGATTTGCGGTGGTTTTCCTTTTGGTTATGCAAGTTTTTTCCGTCGCACAAGACCAGGTTTGGGCAAAGCGTGTGGCGGATGCCGCCATCCTTCGGTGGCCCGAGGGCAAGGTCGCGCGAGGCAATGAAAAGCTCAGTGATTGGGCATACGACAAGAGCGTTCTTTTTTCCGGCCTCATTCAGGTATCGCGCCTTACTTCGGATGAGCGCTACCTGGCGTATGTCGAACGCGCACTCGATCGATTGGTTGGTCCTGACGGGACAATTGCTTCGTACAAGCCAAACGAGCTCAGCCTGGATGAGTTGGCCCTCGGACGCCAGGTGCTCTTTCTATACGAACGCGAGCACAAGGCCAAGTACTACAAAGCAGCACAGATGCTGCGACATCAACTTGATCTTCAGCCGCGCACTCCTTCCGGCGGTTTCTGGCACAAACAGCGCTATCCCAACCAGATGTGGCTCGACGGTCTCTACATGGCAGAACCGTTCTATGCGCAGTACTCGGCGATGTTTCACGACAAGAAAGCTTTCGACGACATTGCGCATCAGTTCATCCTGGTCGAGGAACACACACGCGATCCCAAAACGGGACTGCTTTACCACGCTTGGGACGAGTCCCGCCAGCAGAAGTGGGCCGACAAAACGACGGGCGATTCTCCGAACTTCTGGTCGCGAGCGATGGGCTGGTATGCGATGGCTCTGGTCGATACCTTGCCCTACTTCCCAAAAGATCATCCCGGACGTGCACAACTGATCGCGATTCTTGGTCGATTGGCCGATACGATCGCCAAATATCAGGATCAACAGACCGGCCTCTGGTATCAGGTGACCGATCGCGCTGGAGCGCCTGGCAACTATCTGGAGCCATCGGCAGCGTGCATGTTCACCTACGCTCTGGCCAAAGGCGTTCGACTCGGCTATCTCGACTCGAAGTACAGAGCTAACGCCTCGCGTGCCTATCAAGGAATCCTGCATCGCTTCGTTCGGCAGGATGCCAGCGGTCGCTGGACTCTAATTGACACTGTGTACAGCGCCGGCCTCGGAGGCACTCCTTACCGCGATGGCAGTTACGAGTACTACATTCATGAGAAGGCGGGTCCAGACGATCCGAAAGGCATTGGAGCCTTTCTGCTCGCCAGTTCTGAAATGGAACAGGTCCGCAATTCCCGCTAG